In a single window of the Antedon mediterranea chromosome 1, ecAntMedi1.1, whole genome shotgun sequence genome:
- the LOC140063218 gene encoding mitochondrial thiamine pyrophosphate carrier-like isoform X1, translated as MVGFDPNQQRKLTPFDHAAAGAVSGVITRSVAQPLDVLKIRFQLQVEPLKFGTGSKYTGVAQAVGKIYQEEGLFALWKGHVAAQGLSVIFGISQFVSFEFLTKNTYYLLPENLTQPLYKPVYHFFCGGIAGCVSTCVSQPIDVLRTRLVSQGEPKVYTGIRHAVGMMYQEAGVRTFYKGLTPTLIQLFPYNGLQFGFYSFFKTLWKPVMSKKNEIGAIGSGICGSGAGLCSKIIIYPLDLIKKRLQVIGFEEARKSFGSPPQGSNFYHCICSIVKREGFLGFYKGLSPSLLKAVVTAGLTFSVYEQTCAILLYRHSS; from the exons ATGGTTGGATTTGACCCAAATCAACAAAGAAAATTGACACCATTTGACCATGCTGCAGCCGGTGCAGTCAGCGGGGTAATCACTCGGTCTGTTGCACAACCGCTCGATGTCCTCAAAATAAGATTCCAG CTTCAAGTGGAGCCATTGAAATTTGGAACTGGTTCCAAATACACTGGTGTTGCTCAAGCTGTGGGCAAGATATACCAAGAAGAAGGTCTCTTCGCCCTCTGGAAGGGTCATGTAGCTGCTCAGGGTCTCTCTGTTATCTTTGGAATATCACAG tTTGTCTCTTTTGAATTTCTAACTAAGAATACATATTACTTGCTGCCAGAGAATCTCACACAGCCACTTTACAAACCAGTCTATCATTTTTTCTGTGGAGGTATTGCTGGATGTGTATCTACCTGTGTATCTCAGCCTATTGATGTCTTACGGACTCGTCTTGTGTCCCAGGGGGAACCAAAG GTATACACAGGTATTAGACATGCTGTAGGTATGATGTACCAAGAGGCTGGTGTACGCACATTTTACAAAGGGTTGACCCCCACTCTCATCCAGCTTTTTCCTTACAACGGTCTTCAATTTGgcttttattcatttttcaaGACTTTGTGGAAACCGGTCATGtcaaagaaaaatgaaatag GGGCTATTGGAAGTGGAATTTGTGGATCTGGCGCTGGCCTGTGTTCCAAGATTATTATCTACCCACTAGATCTCATAAAGAAGAGGCTTCAAGTCATCGGCTTTGAGGAAGCCCGTAAGTCTTTTGGTTCTCCACCCCAAGGCTCCAATTTCTACCATTGTATATGTTCAATAGTTAAAAGGGAAGGTTTTTTGGGGTTTTATAAAGGGTTGTCGCCCAGTTTATTAAAAGCTGTCGTTACTGCTGGTCTTACATTCTCTGTCTATGAACAGACTTgtgcaatattattatatcGTCATAGCAGCTGA
- the LOC140063218 gene encoding mitochondrial thiamine pyrophosphate carrier-like isoform X5 translates to MVGFDPNQQRKLTPFDHAAAGAVSGVITRSVAQPLDVLKIRFQLQVEPLKFGTGSKYTGVAQAVGKIYQEEGLFALWKGHVAAQGLSVIFGISQFVSFEFLTKNTYYLLPENLTQPLYKPVYHFFCGGIAGCVSTCVSQPIDVLRTRLVSQGEPKVYTGIRHAVGMMYQEAGVRTFYKGLTPTLIQLFPYNGLQFGFYSFFKTLWKPVMSKKNEIGAIGSGICGSGAGLCSKIIIYPLDLIKKRLQVIGFEEAHS, encoded by the exons ATGGTTGGATTTGACCCAAATCAACAAAGAAAATTGACACCATTTGACCATGCTGCAGCCGGTGCAGTCAGCGGGGTAATCACTCGGTCTGTTGCACAACCGCTCGATGTCCTCAAAATAAGATTCCAG CTTCAAGTGGAGCCATTGAAATTTGGAACTGGTTCCAAATACACTGGTGTTGCTCAAGCTGTGGGCAAGATATACCAAGAAGAAGGTCTCTTCGCCCTCTGGAAGGGTCATGTAGCTGCTCAGGGTCTCTCTGTTATCTTTGGAATATCACAG tTTGTCTCTTTTGAATTTCTAACTAAGAATACATATTACTTGCTGCCAGAGAATCTCACACAGCCACTTTACAAACCAGTCTATCATTTTTTCTGTGGAGGTATTGCTGGATGTGTATCTACCTGTGTATCTCAGCCTATTGATGTCTTACGGACTCGTCTTGTGTCCCAGGGGGAACCAAAG GTATACACAGGTATTAGACATGCTGTAGGTATGATGTACCAAGAGGCTGGTGTACGCACATTTTACAAAGGGTTGACCCCCACTCTCATCCAGCTTTTTCCTTACAACGGTCTTCAATTTGgcttttattcatttttcaaGACTTTGTGGAAACCGGTCATGtcaaagaaaaatgaaatag GGGCTATTGGAAGTGGAATTTGTGGATCTGGCGCTGGCCTGTGTTCCAAGATTATTATCTACCCACTAGATCTCATAAAGAAGAGGCTTCAAGTCATCGGCTTTGAGGAAGCCC
- the LOC140063218 gene encoding mitochondrial thiamine pyrophosphate carrier-like isoform X6, whose protein sequence is MVGFDPNQQRKLTPFDHAAAGAVSGVITRSVAQPLDVLKIRFQLQVEPLKFGTGSKYTGVAQAVGKIYQEEGLFALWKGHVAAQGLSVIFGISQFVSFEFLTKNTYYLLPENLTQPLYKPVYHFFCGGIAGCVSTCVSQPIDVLRTRLVSQGEPKVYTGIRHAVGMMYQEAGVRTFYKGLTPTLIQLFPYNGLQFGFYSFFKTLWKPVMSKKNEIGAIGSGICGSGAGLCSKIIIYPLDLIKKRLQVIGFEEAQ, encoded by the exons ATGGTTGGATTTGACCCAAATCAACAAAGAAAATTGACACCATTTGACCATGCTGCAGCCGGTGCAGTCAGCGGGGTAATCACTCGGTCTGTTGCACAACCGCTCGATGTCCTCAAAATAAGATTCCAG CTTCAAGTGGAGCCATTGAAATTTGGAACTGGTTCCAAATACACTGGTGTTGCTCAAGCTGTGGGCAAGATATACCAAGAAGAAGGTCTCTTCGCCCTCTGGAAGGGTCATGTAGCTGCTCAGGGTCTCTCTGTTATCTTTGGAATATCACAG tTTGTCTCTTTTGAATTTCTAACTAAGAATACATATTACTTGCTGCCAGAGAATCTCACACAGCCACTTTACAAACCAGTCTATCATTTTTTCTGTGGAGGTATTGCTGGATGTGTATCTACCTGTGTATCTCAGCCTATTGATGTCTTACGGACTCGTCTTGTGTCCCAGGGGGAACCAAAG GTATACACAGGTATTAGACATGCTGTAGGTATGATGTACCAAGAGGCTGGTGTACGCACATTTTACAAAGGGTTGACCCCCACTCTCATCCAGCTTTTTCCTTACAACGGTCTTCAATTTGgcttttattcatttttcaaGACTTTGTGGAAACCGGTCATGtcaaagaaaaatgaaatag GGGCTATTGGAAGTGGAATTTGTGGATCTGGCGCTGGCCTGTGTTCCAAGATTATTATCTACCCACTAGATCTCATAAAGAAGAGGCTTCAAGTCATCGGCTTTGAGGAAGCCC
- the LOC140063218 gene encoding mitochondrial thiamine pyrophosphate carrier-like isoform X3: MVGFDPNQQRKLTPFDHAAAGAVSGVITRSVAQPLDVLKIRFQLQVEPLKFGTGSKYTGVAQAVGKIYQEEGLFALWKGHVAAQGLSVIFGISQFVSFEFLTKNTYYLLPENLTQPLYKPVYHFFCGGIAGCVSTCVSQPIDVLRTRLVSQGEPKVYTGIRHAVGMMYQEAGVRTFYKGLTPTLIQLFPYNGLQFGFYSFFKTLWKPVMSKKNEIGAIGSGICGSGAGLCSKIIIYPLDLIKKRLQVIGFEEAHTRSRTIHFER, translated from the exons ATGGTTGGATTTGACCCAAATCAACAAAGAAAATTGACACCATTTGACCATGCTGCAGCCGGTGCAGTCAGCGGGGTAATCACTCGGTCTGTTGCACAACCGCTCGATGTCCTCAAAATAAGATTCCAG CTTCAAGTGGAGCCATTGAAATTTGGAACTGGTTCCAAATACACTGGTGTTGCTCAAGCTGTGGGCAAGATATACCAAGAAGAAGGTCTCTTCGCCCTCTGGAAGGGTCATGTAGCTGCTCAGGGTCTCTCTGTTATCTTTGGAATATCACAG tTTGTCTCTTTTGAATTTCTAACTAAGAATACATATTACTTGCTGCCAGAGAATCTCACACAGCCACTTTACAAACCAGTCTATCATTTTTTCTGTGGAGGTATTGCTGGATGTGTATCTACCTGTGTATCTCAGCCTATTGATGTCTTACGGACTCGTCTTGTGTCCCAGGGGGAACCAAAG GTATACACAGGTATTAGACATGCTGTAGGTATGATGTACCAAGAGGCTGGTGTACGCACATTTTACAAAGGGTTGACCCCCACTCTCATCCAGCTTTTTCCTTACAACGGTCTTCAATTTGgcttttattcatttttcaaGACTTTGTGGAAACCGGTCATGtcaaagaaaaatgaaatag GGGCTATTGGAAGTGGAATTTGTGGATCTGGCGCTGGCCTGTGTTCCAAGATTATTATCTACCCACTAGATCTCATAAAGAAGAGGCTTCAAGTCATCGGCTTTGAGGAAGCCC ACACTCGCTCTCgtacaatacattttgaaaGATGA
- the LOC140063218 gene encoding mitochondrial thiamine pyrophosphate carrier-like isoform X4: MVGFDPNQQRKLTPFDHAAAGAVSGVITRSVAQPLDVLKIRFQLQVEPLKFGTGSKYTGVAQAVGKIYQEEGLFALWKGHVAAQGLSVIFGISQFVSFEFLTKNTYYLLPENLTQPLYKPVYHFFCGGIAGCVSTCVSQPIDVLRTRLVSQGEPKVYTGIRHAVGMMYQEAGVRTFYKGLTPTLIQLFPYNGLQFGFYSFFKTLWKPVMSKKNEIGAIGSGICGSGAGLCSKIIIYPLDLIKKRLQVIGFEEAHYIREMSDPM; this comes from the exons ATGGTTGGATTTGACCCAAATCAACAAAGAAAATTGACACCATTTGACCATGCTGCAGCCGGTGCAGTCAGCGGGGTAATCACTCGGTCTGTTGCACAACCGCTCGATGTCCTCAAAATAAGATTCCAG CTTCAAGTGGAGCCATTGAAATTTGGAACTGGTTCCAAATACACTGGTGTTGCTCAAGCTGTGGGCAAGATATACCAAGAAGAAGGTCTCTTCGCCCTCTGGAAGGGTCATGTAGCTGCTCAGGGTCTCTCTGTTATCTTTGGAATATCACAG tTTGTCTCTTTTGAATTTCTAACTAAGAATACATATTACTTGCTGCCAGAGAATCTCACACAGCCACTTTACAAACCAGTCTATCATTTTTTCTGTGGAGGTATTGCTGGATGTGTATCTACCTGTGTATCTCAGCCTATTGATGTCTTACGGACTCGTCTTGTGTCCCAGGGGGAACCAAAG GTATACACAGGTATTAGACATGCTGTAGGTATGATGTACCAAGAGGCTGGTGTACGCACATTTTACAAAGGGTTGACCCCCACTCTCATCCAGCTTTTTCCTTACAACGGTCTTCAATTTGgcttttattcatttttcaaGACTTTGTGGAAACCGGTCATGtcaaagaaaaatgaaatag GGGCTATTGGAAGTGGAATTTGTGGATCTGGCGCTGGCCTGTGTTCCAAGATTATTATCTACCCACTAGATCTCATAAAGAAGAGGCTTCAAGTCATCGGCTTTGAGGAAGCCC
- the LOC140063218 gene encoding mitochondrial thiamine pyrophosphate carrier-like isoform X2: MVGFDPNQQRKLTPFDHAAAGAVSGVITRSVAQPLDVLKIRFQLQVEPLKFGTGSKYTGVAQAVGKIYQEEGLFALWKGHVAAQGLSVIFGISQFVSFEFLTKNTYYLLPENLTQPLYKPVYHFFCGGIAGCVSTCVSQPIDVLRTRLVSQGEPKVYTGIRHAVGMMYQEAGVRTFYKGLTPTLIQLFPYNGLQFGFYSFFKTLWKPVMSKKNEIGAIGSGICGSGAGLCSKIIIYPLDLIKKRLQVIGFEEAHPERASCRFKRSEFGTQTFLFN, encoded by the exons ATGGTTGGATTTGACCCAAATCAACAAAGAAAATTGACACCATTTGACCATGCTGCAGCCGGTGCAGTCAGCGGGGTAATCACTCGGTCTGTTGCACAACCGCTCGATGTCCTCAAAATAAGATTCCAG CTTCAAGTGGAGCCATTGAAATTTGGAACTGGTTCCAAATACACTGGTGTTGCTCAAGCTGTGGGCAAGATATACCAAGAAGAAGGTCTCTTCGCCCTCTGGAAGGGTCATGTAGCTGCTCAGGGTCTCTCTGTTATCTTTGGAATATCACAG tTTGTCTCTTTTGAATTTCTAACTAAGAATACATATTACTTGCTGCCAGAGAATCTCACACAGCCACTTTACAAACCAGTCTATCATTTTTTCTGTGGAGGTATTGCTGGATGTGTATCTACCTGTGTATCTCAGCCTATTGATGTCTTACGGACTCGTCTTGTGTCCCAGGGGGAACCAAAG GTATACACAGGTATTAGACATGCTGTAGGTATGATGTACCAAGAGGCTGGTGTACGCACATTTTACAAAGGGTTGACCCCCACTCTCATCCAGCTTTTTCCTTACAACGGTCTTCAATTTGgcttttattcatttttcaaGACTTTGTGGAAACCGGTCATGtcaaagaaaaatgaaatag GGGCTATTGGAAGTGGAATTTGTGGATCTGGCGCTGGCCTGTGTTCCAAGATTATTATCTACCCACTAGATCTCATAAAGAAGAGGCTTCAAGTCATCGGCTTTGAGGAAGCCC